One segment of Paenibacillus pabuli DNA contains the following:
- a CDS encoding aspartate aminotransferase family protein, with protein MSSVDQQPQPLGGTKEEWLKKDRKYVWHHISPHNDHPMIAVSGQGSWITDQDGTRYLDAMSGLWCVNVGHGREEIARSAYEQMKSLAYVPMTQSHEPAILLAEKLNEWLEGDYRIFFSNSGSDANEVAFKIARQFHHQNGEPTRHKFISRHRAYHGNSMGALGATGQAARKIKYEPLGVGFSHVPPPYCYRCPFGRNKDGCGLECATIYEEIIRWEGPETVAAVIMEPVITGGGMIVPPPDYMRTVQEICERYGVLLIVDEVICGFGRSGMKFGHQNYGVQPDIVTMAKGMTSAYSPLSATAVRADLYDTFREPGPDAHFRHVNTFGGNPVSCRVALANLDILERENLVERAEELGRLLREKLEPLLELSVVGDLRMFGFACGIELIEADGSPADAGKVAHVLASCKKDGILIGKNGDTVPGFANILTISPPFVTTEDELDLIAESLLKALRSMEAG; from the coding sequence ATGAGCTCCGTGGATCAGCAACCTCAGCCGCTTGGCGGTACCAAGGAAGAATGGCTGAAGAAGGACCGTAAATATGTGTGGCATCACATCTCGCCGCATAACGATCATCCGATGATTGCGGTCAGCGGCCAAGGCAGCTGGATTACGGATCAGGATGGTACGCGGTATCTGGATGCCATGTCCGGCTTATGGTGCGTGAATGTCGGGCATGGACGTGAGGAGATTGCAAGGAGCGCATACGAGCAGATGAAATCACTCGCCTATGTGCCGATGACCCAGAGCCACGAACCGGCGATTTTGCTGGCAGAGAAGCTGAACGAATGGCTGGAGGGAGACTATCGAATCTTCTTCTCCAATTCCGGATCGGATGCCAATGAGGTGGCGTTCAAAATAGCCCGTCAGTTTCATCACCAGAATGGTGAGCCAACCAGACACAAGTTCATCTCCCGTCACCGGGCCTATCACGGCAACTCCATGGGTGCACTCGGTGCCACGGGGCAAGCCGCCCGCAAGATCAAGTATGAGCCGCTTGGCGTGGGCTTCTCCCATGTCCCACCCCCGTACTGCTATCGCTGTCCGTTTGGACGGAACAAGGATGGATGCGGACTCGAATGTGCAACCATCTATGAAGAGATTATCCGCTGGGAAGGCCCTGAGACCGTGGCTGCGGTGATCATGGAGCCGGTGATTACCGGGGGCGGCATGATTGTCCCGCCTCCAGACTACATGCGTACCGTGCAGGAGATCTGTGAGCGTTATGGTGTGCTGCTGATTGTGGATGAAGTGATCTGCGGGTTCGGTCGTTCGGGAATGAAGTTCGGACATCAGAATTATGGGGTGCAGCCGGATATTGTCACGATGGCCAAGGGGATGACCAGCGCATACTCTCCGTTATCGGCTACAGCCGTGCGAGCGGACCTGTACGATACGTTCCGGGAACCCGGACCGGATGCACACTTTCGCCATGTAAATACCTTCGGTGGCAATCCGGTCTCCTGCCGGGTGGCACTGGCGAATCTCGACATCCTGGAGCGTGAAAATCTGGTGGAGCGTGCGGAGGAACTGGGGCGCTTGCTTCGGGAGAAGCTGGAGCCGCTGCTGGAGCTGTCCGTGGTCGGAGATCTTCGAATGTTTGGATTCGCCTGCGGCATCGAGCTTATTGAAGCGGACGGCTCCCCGGCAGATGCAGGGAAGGTGGCACACGTGCTGGCCAGTTGTAAGAAGGACGGCATACTCATCGGTAAAAACGGGGACACGGTACCCGGGTTCGCTAACATTTTGACGATATCACCACCCTTTGTCACCACGGAGGATGAGCTGGATCTGATTGCGGAAAGTTTGCTTAAGGCACTGCGCAGTATGGAGGCAGGATAG
- a CDS encoding ABC transporter substrate-binding protein encodes MYKTLKSGLMVFVLILLVALLAACSAKTEPTAEPAAASSGGEAERSLTNVKIQLKWVPQAQFAGIYAAKEQGYFEDEGIDAEIIPGGPDIVIEQQVVNGAADVGITGVDSLLVSRDNGLPLVSLAQISQKSSYRLIAKKSAGITDPALMKGKKVSTWFGSQQFQVLAFMEKNGLDPKKDIELVKQGFTMDQFFNDQVDVATATIYNEYHVVLESGVQESDLDVFNIEDAGVGMLEDTLIAKKDWVDSNRDLAVKVTRAILKGWNYAIDNQAETVDIVMSNVTDGSTTREHQVTMLEEIAKLIRPEGFTEQQVGSFVDESFARTADIALNYGLIKKAANLDEALEKSIYEEAVK; translated from the coding sequence ATGTACAAAACGTTGAAATCGGGTTTGATGGTGTTTGTTCTAATACTCCTTGTTGCCTTGCTGGCAGCATGTTCCGCGAAGACGGAACCAACTGCCGAACCTGCTGCGGCAAGTTCAGGAGGAGAGGCAGAGCGGTCCTTAACCAACGTGAAAATTCAGCTCAAATGGGTTCCGCAGGCTCAGTTTGCCGGAATTTATGCCGCGAAGGAACAAGGTTATTTTGAAGATGAAGGTATTGATGCAGAGATTATTCCGGGTGGCCCCGATATCGTCATTGAACAGCAGGTGGTAAACGGCGCAGCCGATGTCGGTATCACCGGGGTAGACAGTCTGCTGGTAAGCCGCGACAACGGTCTGCCGCTGGTCTCCCTTGCCCAGATCTCACAGAAGAGCAGCTATCGCCTGATCGCCAAGAAGTCAGCGGGAATTACCGATCCGGCACTAATGAAAGGCAAAAAGGTAAGCACATGGTTTGGCAGCCAGCAGTTCCAGGTCCTCGCTTTTATGGAGAAGAACGGACTTGATCCGAAGAAGGATATTGAGCTGGTTAAACAGGGGTTTACGATGGATCAGTTTTTCAATGATCAGGTGGATGTCGCAACAGCCACCATATATAACGAATATCACGTCGTGCTGGAGAGCGGCGTACAGGAGTCCGATCTGGATGTATTCAACATTGAGGATGCCGGCGTAGGCATGCTGGAAGATACATTGATTGCGAAAAAGGACTGGGTCGACAGCAACCGCGATCTTGCTGTTAAAGTCACCCGTGCCATTCTGAAAGGCTGGAACTACGCCATCGACAACCAGGCGGAAACCGTGGATATCGTCATGAGCAACGTGACCGACGGCAGTACGACCCGTGAACATCAGGTAACGATGCTGGAAGAAATCGCGAAGCTGATTCGTCCGGAAGGATTTACGGAGCAGCAGGTGGGCAGTTTTGTGGATGAATCGTTTGCTCGTACAGCAGATATTGCACTCAATTATGGCCTGATCAAGAAGGCAGCCAATCTGGATGAAGCGCTGGAGAAGAGCATTTACGAAGAAGCGGTGAAATAA
- a CDS encoding ABC transporter permease, with protein sequence MSEGVVVNRKRDENGTAALPGSASLSGSAVAASVPGSEVQGQAEQGQLVGTARKKWLILRLLPWLAGICFLALWQFRLFHQLFSLESYQLPVPSAIAASIRDNAEMLFRYALYSGTEMLGGFLLGSLLGAVAAAGASFFPTSGKAGIAVMSALNAVPIVALAPIMNNWFGDGIWSRIAVVAVITMAAMAVSLFKGLTSIQPQYGELLDGLAASRMQAFLKLRLPHAMPSLFAGLKINMSTSIIGAIVGEFFIASQGLGYLLSDQIRLANMPLAWSCIVIAAALGIVLYEAVVLAEKRIIPWNRVRTNA encoded by the coding sequence ATGAGTGAAGGGGTGGTGGTGAACCGCAAACGCGATGAGAACGGGACAGCAGCCTTACCTGGCTCTGCATCTTTGTCCGGGTCAGCTGTGGCTGCTTCTGTCCCCGGTTCGGAAGTTCAGGGACAAGCAGAACAGGGACAGTTGGTCGGTACTGCGCGGAAAAAATGGCTCATTTTGCGTCTGCTCCCCTGGCTGGCAGGTATATGTTTTCTCGCCTTGTGGCAGTTCCGGCTGTTTCATCAATTGTTTTCCCTGGAAAGTTATCAGCTTCCTGTACCTTCAGCCATTGCAGCTTCCATAAGGGATAATGCGGAAATGCTCTTTCGATATGCCCTATATAGTGGAACGGAAATGCTGGGAGGCTTCCTGCTTGGTTCCCTACTGGGGGCGGTCGCAGCGGCAGGGGCATCGTTCTTCCCAACTAGCGGGAAGGCGGGTATCGCGGTGATGTCGGCTCTTAACGCAGTGCCGATTGTGGCGCTGGCACCCATCATGAACAACTGGTTTGGGGACGGCATCTGGTCGCGAATTGCCGTAGTGGCCGTCATTACGATGGCAGCCATGGCAGTCAGTCTGTTCAAAGGGCTCACTTCCATACAGCCGCAGTACGGTGAACTGCTGGACGGACTTGCGGCAAGCCGTATGCAGGCTTTCTTGAAATTGCGTTTGCCACACGCCATGCCGTCCCTCTTTGCCGGGCTGAAGATCAACATGTCCACCAGTATTATCGGAGCCATTGTGGGCGAGTTTTTTATCGCCTCCCAAGGGCTTGGATATCTGCTGTCGGATCAGATCCGCCTCGCCAACATGCCCCTCGCGTGGTCCTGTATCGTCATTGCCGCCGCTCTCGGCATCGTGCTCTATGAAGCGGTAGTACTGGCGGAGAAGCGGATCATTCCTTGGAATCGTGTACGCACCAACGCATAA
- a CDS encoding ABC transporter permease, with the protein MSLRSFKLEYRSWIVIWILSLLLLWEGIAWILHMWMPPQQAASRLPYLHDVLAALVRYSGTLAEQGAVTFGNAAIGFAGGALLGLMLALLMSAAVWLERTLSPYVISSQMIPIIGLAPIVYGIIHNAEWARIVMAAYVTFFPIVIHTLKGLKSTAPEHLELMRSCGASLPARYIKCLLPSALPGLFSGMKIAAPLAVTSSIVVELMGAPDGLGVLMVSSLYYGSAQVGMFWATIVLSIGIGLISYLVISLAERWLTPWQPEFRAKGGNAV; encoded by the coding sequence ATGTCCCTGCGCTCATTTAAGCTGGAATATCGTTCCTGGATCGTGATATGGATTCTATCCCTATTGCTGCTGTGGGAGGGGATTGCGTGGATTCTCCACATGTGGATGCCACCGCAGCAGGCTGCATCCCGTCTGCCTTATCTTCATGATGTTCTTGCTGCACTGGTTCGTTACTCGGGCACTCTTGCTGAGCAGGGGGCAGTGACGTTCGGAAACGCAGCGATTGGATTCGCAGGGGGAGCATTGCTGGGTCTGATGCTGGCCCTTCTAATGAGTGCGGCCGTCTGGCTGGAACGTACATTATCTCCCTATGTCATCTCTTCGCAGATGATCCCGATCATCGGTCTCGCACCAATCGTCTATGGCATCATCCATAATGCCGAGTGGGCCAGGATCGTCATGGCGGCTTATGTTACATTCTTCCCCATTGTCATTCACACGCTAAAAGGATTAAAGAGCACCGCACCGGAGCATCTGGAGCTGATGCGTTCCTGCGGAGCATCACTCCCTGCCCGGTACATCAAATGTCTGCTGCCTTCTGCCCTGCCAGGGCTGTTCTCCGGCATGAAAATCGCAGCCCCGTTAGCCGTCACTTCTTCTATCGTAGTTGAGCTGATGGGTGCACCCGATGGACTCGGTGTCCTGATGGTCAGTTCCCTGTATTATGGCAGCGCTCAGGTCGGTATGTTCTGGGCTACGATCGTGCTCAGCATCGGCATTGGGCTAATCTCGTATCTGGTCATCAGCCTGGCCGAGCGCTGGTTAACGCCTTGGCAGCCCGAATTCAGAGCCAAGGGAGGGAACGCGGTATGA
- a CDS encoding ABC transporter ATP-binding protein, whose product MSSMNVPEVCHIEVDHVSVVFGTGTKQVTALSDVTFQIQSNEFASLLGPSGCGKSTLLRLIADLLQPTSGSVRIAGSEPEKARLQRQFGIVFQTPALFDWRTVRHNVELPLEILGTSKKECRRISSELLEMVGLTRFADHYPWQLSGGMQQRVSIARALSLDPPLLLMDEPFSALDEFTKEKLQLELLDIKRSTGKTFLFVTHSIPEAVFLSDRIIVLSAHPGQVHSIHSVTLPTDRTNDLRETEDFYRMLTTIRNCFHEERDPSHVPALI is encoded by the coding sequence ATGTCATCCATGAACGTCCCCGAAGTTTGCCACATTGAAGTCGATCATGTATCTGTCGTATTTGGCACCGGAACGAAGCAGGTCACCGCACTGTCTGATGTGACGTTCCAGATTCAGTCCAATGAATTCGCCTCGCTGCTTGGCCCCTCAGGCTGTGGCAAGTCGACATTGCTCAGGCTCATAGCTGATCTGCTGCAGCCCACTTCAGGCAGCGTCCGGATTGCAGGTTCAGAACCTGAGAAGGCACGCCTGCAGCGACAATTCGGTATCGTATTCCAGACGCCAGCCCTGTTTGATTGGCGCACGGTACGTCACAATGTAGAGCTGCCGCTGGAGATCCTGGGCACAAGCAAAAAAGAGTGCCGCCGTATCAGCAGTGAGCTGCTTGAGATGGTCGGGCTCACCCGATTTGCCGACCACTATCCTTGGCAGCTCAGTGGAGGCATGCAGCAGCGGGTATCGATCGCGCGTGCACTTTCACTGGATCCGCCGCTGCTGCTGATGGATGAACCGTTCTCCGCCCTGGATGAATTCACGAAAGAAAAGCTGCAACTGGAACTGCTTGATATCAAGCGGTCCACGGGCAAAACCTTCCTCTTTGTTACACACAGTATCCCCGAAGCCGTATTTCTGTCAGACCGCATTATCGTCCTCTCGGCACATCCCGGGCAGGTACATTCCATTCACTCTGTCACACTGCCTACGGATCGAACCAATGATCTGAGAGAGACCGAAGACTTCTACCGCATGCTGACCACCATTCGCAATTGTTTTCATGAGGAGCGTGATCCGAGCCATGTCCCTGCGCTCATTTAA
- a CDS encoding methyl-accepting chemotaxis protein, with protein sequence MFDWLGWRKGWPLWRSYRLNAHIKSDVEEIFEGIAETRRQLLLDWADEQWRHMDRLVHQVKSAGLLDAVHAAQNSTTWDACFKAAYIRAADSTEIFMLDEQNQVVFSTYKKQIGQIYEDNEASIGPGLKYARADATGRKCLYGPYSDPVTREIGPRSSSFHDDVTLMFIEPMVHEGRYIGSLCCRIPNDVLGDLIQRESGHVYPDSGDNYLFMAESKLRPQLQPGTALSRSRFEDRTFTHGENLKDGVTTDWGVVSVGEHTELELIFNDPSTGELHPGVASTIRNGSNLFAAYPGYSDYRHISVIGKGITFQLPHCPDRWGMMCEGDLEEVYRIRSIGWRQFKLHSLFIGLSGVGGAALAYALSGNAWSAAALAAFNIILGLVTADQLQRRHYQRVHEDLRRITRFIRINAEGQGDLTQRLDTSDFTQDESGELAKWINNMIDSLEGIMLKVQVATVDVMNNQYQMRTSTETTQVTTERVNDKLGSMIHGIREQLEDLDQAKLAADHMRLTLQQLETSATEQIVVARQEVERIGGKMAQISGTVKDTNRTILSFMDTMQDIYRALAAIDEISAQTNLLALNASIEAARVGEHGRGFAVVAGEIRKLAELSRSSTEDIHQILDNITSAADAAARSIHEGDQVLAEGSTLVQAAAQLLQSASAEDSQRTQVVDQVVRLMENIAAISHKNRSTSAEVETEMVALLSDMMHVQQSSHNVEAITVFLQQVVGQFQLTHPEKIAAT encoded by the coding sequence ATGTTTGATTGGCTTGGCTGGAGAAAAGGGTGGCCGTTATGGCGGTCATATCGGTTGAACGCTCATATCAAGAGCGATGTAGAGGAGATTTTTGAGGGAATTGCCGAAACGAGACGGCAGCTTCTATTGGATTGGGCGGATGAGCAGTGGCGTCATATGGATCGCTTAGTGCATCAGGTCAAGTCGGCTGGACTTCTGGATGCAGTACACGCAGCACAGAATAGTACCACATGGGATGCATGCTTCAAAGCAGCTTACATCCGGGCAGCAGATAGTACGGAGATTTTTATGCTGGACGAGCAGAATCAGGTTGTATTCTCTACATATAAAAAACAAATTGGACAGATCTATGAAGATAACGAAGCTTCCATTGGACCAGGCTTGAAGTACGCAAGAGCAGATGCGACCGGGAGAAAATGTCTCTATGGACCCTATTCCGATCCAGTGACACGGGAGATCGGGCCCCGCTCCTCCTCTTTTCACGATGATGTTACCCTCATGTTCATTGAACCCATGGTGCACGAAGGGCGCTACATCGGTTCACTGTGCTGCCGAATCCCCAATGACGTGCTCGGTGACTTGATTCAACGGGAGTCCGGACATGTCTATCCCGATTCGGGGGACAATTATCTCTTTATGGCCGAATCGAAACTGCGCCCGCAACTGCAGCCAGGAACGGCTTTGTCTCGCAGCCGCTTCGAGGATCGTACATTTACGCATGGCGAAAATCTCAAGGATGGCGTTACAACCGACTGGGGGGTTGTATCCGTCGGGGAGCACACCGAGCTGGAGCTGATCTTTAACGACCCTTCCACTGGTGAACTGCATCCCGGTGTTGCGAGCACCATCCGTAACGGCTCCAACCTGTTTGCTGCCTATCCGGGCTATTCCGATTACCGTCATATTTCCGTCATCGGCAAAGGCATCACCTTTCAGCTTCCCCACTGTCCCGATCGATGGGGAATGATGTGCGAAGGCGATCTGGAGGAAGTGTACCGGATACGCAGTATCGGCTGGCGTCAGTTCAAGCTGCACAGCCTGTTCATCGGTTTGTCAGGGGTTGGAGGAGCGGCTCTCGCCTATGCATTATCAGGGAATGCATGGAGTGCAGCAGCTCTGGCGGCATTCAATATCATTTTGGGTTTGGTTACAGCAGATCAACTGCAGCGGAGACACTATCAACGTGTGCACGAGGACTTGCGGCGCATCACCCGGTTTATTCGGATCAACGCGGAGGGTCAGGGCGATCTGACTCAGCGTTTGGATACATCGGATTTTACACAAGATGAATCCGGTGAACTCGCAAAATGGATTAATAACATGATTGATTCGCTAGAGGGCATCATGCTCAAGGTTCAGGTTGCCACCGTGGATGTAATGAACAACCAGTATCAGATGCGCACGTCCACAGAAACGACCCAAGTTACCACCGAACGTGTAAACGATAAGCTGGGCTCCATGATCCATGGCATACGCGAACAACTGGAGGACCTCGATCAGGCCAAGCTGGCTGCTGACCATATGCGTCTTACACTGCAGCAGCTGGAGACTTCGGCCACAGAACAGATTGTAGTGGCACGTCAGGAGGTGGAGCGCATTGGCGGCAAAATGGCTCAGATCTCCGGGACCGTCAAGGATACCAACCGTACGATTCTGTCTTTTATGGATACCATGCAGGATATTTACCGTGCATTGGCAGCCATCGATGAGATTTCCGCTCAGACCAACCTGCTCGCACTGAATGCCTCCATTGAAGCTGCACGTGTCGGAGAGCATGGCCGAGGTTTCGCCGTCGTTGCCGGGGAGATTCGCAAGCTGGCTGAGCTGTCCCGCTCATCCACCGAAGACATTCATCAGATTCTGGACAATATTACCAGCGCAGCCGATGCTGCCGCCCGCTCCATTCATGAGGGAGATCAGGTGCTTGCTGAAGGCAGTACTCTGGTGCAAGCAGCTGCACAGCTGCTGCAAAGTGCGTCAGCTGAAGATTCGCAGAGGACACAGGTTGTGGATCAAGTCGTTAGGCTGATGGAGAATATCGCTGCCATCAGCCATAAAAACCGCTCCACATCGGCAGAGGTAGAGACCGAGATGGTGGCACTGCTGAGCGACATGATGCATGTTCAGCAGTCGTCGCATAATGTGGAAGCCATCACCGTATTCCTGCAGCAGGTCGTGGGTCAATTCCAGTTGACCCATCCCGAAAAAATCGCTGCCACCTGA
- the moaA gene encoding GTP 3',8-cyclase MoaA produces the protein MEMLQDSFGRIHDYIRISVTDRCNLRCVYCMPAEGMEFAPHDEIMSFEEITQVLKVLAPMGMRKVRLTGGEPLVRKDLHKLVGMISAIDGIEDIALTTNALLLDKQAQALKDAGLNRINISLDSLHADRFSMITRGGDVNKVLKGIEAATAVGLAPIKLNVVLMKGINDDEIKDFIAMTIDQPLHVRFIEYMPIGHASDSWRQSYLPLETVTDVCAEAGWTVESTSGPAGNGPSRNMKIVGSQGTFGLIHPVSDHFCDNCNRLRLTADGHIKACLYWSDEYNVRRYVDDPDAMAALFLKALGTKPKNHEMALALEQKMQSHTPTVRRMSQIGG, from the coding sequence ATGGAAATGCTCCAGGATTCGTTTGGCAGGATCCATGACTACATCCGTATTTCGGTTACGGACCGCTGTAATTTGCGTTGTGTGTACTGTATGCCGGCCGAAGGCATGGAGTTTGCCCCACATGATGAAATTATGAGTTTCGAAGAAATTACCCAGGTGCTCAAGGTACTTGCCCCGATGGGCATGCGCAAGGTCCGTCTGACTGGCGGCGAACCTCTGGTACGCAAGGATCTGCATAAGCTTGTTGGCATGATCTCGGCCATTGATGGAATTGAGGATATTGCGCTGACGACCAATGCGCTGTTACTGGATAAACAGGCCCAGGCACTGAAAGACGCTGGGCTGAACCGCATTAACATCAGTCTGGACTCCCTTCATGCAGACCGATTCTCCATGATTACCCGCGGAGGAGACGTCAATAAGGTGCTCAAGGGAATTGAAGCTGCAACGGCTGTTGGACTTGCGCCAATCAAGCTGAACGTGGTGCTGATGAAAGGTATCAACGATGATGAAATCAAGGATTTCATTGCCATGACAATCGATCAACCGCTGCATGTGCGTTTTATTGAATACATGCCAATCGGACATGCTTCGGATTCGTGGCGCCAATCGTATCTGCCGCTCGAAACCGTCACCGATGTGTGCGCAGAAGCCGGCTGGACAGTAGAGAGCACATCCGGCCCGGCAGGAAACGGCCCATCCCGCAACATGAAGATTGTTGGTTCACAAGGCACCTTCGGCCTGATCCACCCGGTAAGCGATCACTTCTGTGACAATTGCAACCGGCTTCGCCTGACGGCAGACGGACATATCAAGGCCTGCCTGTACTGGTCGGATGAGTACAATGTTCGCCGCTATGTAGATGATCCGGATGCGATGGCTGCCCTCTTCCTCAAAGCACTCGGCACGAAGCCGAAGAACCATGAAATGGCGCTGGCGCTGGAGCAAAAAATGCAAAGCCATACCCCAACCGTACGGCGCATGTCCCAGATCGGCGGCTAG
- a CDS encoding methyl-accepting chemotaxis protein, producing the protein MNIVEAMVAASPYFKIMLKEHNLMIAVTDTEKFWYYVPSEDLDLGIKAGDPVSLEDPTLRRALINGETSANRIEAHHYGTALNSTATPLRDEAGNIVGALAIGFSLKNEEQLGHFTELISGISGRLTDMVQTVAAQSEELTASSSQILDNTKVAVQNAAEVNKVASFIREVSEQTNLLGLNAAIEAARAGEAGAGFGVVASEVRKLSTGTKEATVNIERSLQDVQHSIRQMEQEITSISQSSAQQAELVTEFSEVIDQLNNVSEELKHFIESMILKAE; encoded by the coding sequence ATGAACATCGTTGAAGCCATGGTCGCAGCAAGTCCATATTTTAAAATCATGCTTAAGGAACATAATCTGATGATTGCTGTAACCGACACCGAGAAATTCTGGTATTATGTGCCCAGCGAGGATCTCGACCTCGGCATTAAGGCAGGAGATCCGGTTTCACTCGAGGATCCTACACTGCGCCGTGCCCTGATCAACGGCGAGACGTCAGCCAATCGCATTGAAGCACACCATTACGGAACAGCTCTCAATTCTACGGCTACGCCTCTGCGCGATGAAGCGGGTAATATTGTTGGTGCCCTGGCCATTGGCTTCTCCCTGAAAAACGAAGAGCAGCTTGGACATTTCACGGAATTGATCAGCGGCATCAGTGGCAGGCTGACCGACATGGTCCAGACTGTAGCGGCTCAATCCGAAGAGCTGACCGCTTCCTCTTCGCAAATTCTGGACAATACCAAGGTCGCCGTTCAAAATGCAGCGGAAGTTAATAAAGTCGCTTCGTTTATCCGGGAAGTCTCCGAGCAAACCAATTTGCTGGGCCTCAACGCCGCTATTGAAGCAGCACGAGCGGGCGAGGCAGGCGCCGGATTCGGTGTGGTAGCCTCCGAAGTACGCAAACTGTCCACCGGAACGAAGGAAGCTACCGTGAATATTGAGCGTTCCCTCCAGGACGTACAGCATTCCATCCGTCAGATGGAGCAGGAGATTACGTCCATTTCCCAGTCCAGCGCGCAGCAGGCCGAGCTCGTTACGGAATTTAGCGAGGTTATCGACCAGTTGAACAACGTGAGTGAGGAACTGAAGCACTTTATTGAATCCATGATCCTGAAGGCGGAATAA
- a CDS encoding LysE/ArgO family amino acid transporter, which produces MSVFFHAVVLAFGLILPLGVQNVFIFNQGMSQRSLLRALPAVVTAGISDTLLIGTAVGGVSLILLQWPLLSGVLYAGGSAFLLYMAWSIWKSSGTVSGSSSVLTAGRQIAFAASVSLLNPHALLDTVAVIGTSSLQYEGMDRITFAITAASVSWIWFLGLASAGRWIGRTDSTGRISLVFNRLSAVVMIMMAAMMIWKWIHM; this is translated from the coding sequence ATGAGTGTATTTTTTCATGCCGTGGTACTGGCGTTTGGCCTGATCCTGCCACTTGGTGTGCAGAATGTGTTTATTTTTAACCAGGGAATGAGCCAGCGAAGTTTACTGCGTGCACTTCCGGCGGTGGTGACAGCGGGCATTAGCGATACGTTATTAATTGGGACCGCGGTCGGAGGAGTGTCCCTCATTTTGCTGCAATGGCCGCTGCTCTCCGGTGTGCTGTATGCAGGGGGGAGTGCATTTCTGCTGTATATGGCATGGAGCATATGGAAGTCATCCGGAACTGTGAGTGGTTCATCATCCGTGTTGACCGCTGGGCGTCAGATTGCTTTCGCAGCTTCAGTATCCCTGCTTAACCCGCATGCACTGCTGGATACGGTAGCTGTAATCGGTACCAGCTCGCTTCAGTATGAAGGAATGGATCGGATTACTTTTGCCATCACGGCAGCTTCGGTTTCGTGGATATGGTTCCTTGGACTCGCAAGTGCCGGAAGGTGGATTGGAAGAACGGATTCTACTGGACGGATCAGTCTCGTCTTCAATCGGTTATCGGCAGTGGTGATGATCATGATGGCTGCCATGATGATATGGAAATGGATTCATATGTAA